GGAAATCAGTTTTAAATTCAAACATACCCGAACTTATCATTGGAAGAGGTCCAAAAAAAGTTCATTGGAATGGTGCTTTTCATGCGAATGAGTGGATAACGACAGCAATAATTATGCAATTTTTAAATGATTATCTGTTATCACTAACAAATAGTGGGTACATTCGTGGAATTTTAACACAGAAGCTATATGATTCAGTTATGCTGTCAGTTGTTCCGATGGTAAATCCTGATGGTGTCAATCTTGTCATTAACGGCCCACCAAACCAAATGCCTTATAAAACTAAAGTAGTTCAAATAAATAGCGGAAGTATGAATTTTTCTGATTGGAAAGCAAATATTAGAGGTGTTGACCTTAACAATCAATATCCAGCAAATTGGGAAATTGAAAAAGAACGTAAAAAGCCTAAGGCACCAGCTCCTCGAGATTATCCTGGTGATGCCCCATTAACAGAACCTGAAGCAATAGCAATGGAAAAACTAACAGAAATCCGCAATTTTGACAGAGTGCTAGCATTCCATACACAAGGAGAAGAGATTTATTGGGGATATGAAGGTTATGAGCCTCCATACTCAGAAGCAATTGTAAAAGAATTCGTTAGGGTGAGTGGATATAAAGCGGTACGGTACGTTGATAGCCACGCAGGCTACAAAGATTGGTTTATCCAAGAGTGGAGAAGATCTGGTTTTACTATAGAACTTGGAAGAGGAATAAATCCATTGCCATTATCTCAGTTTGATGAAATTTATAACAAAACAGTTGGAATCTTTCTAGCTTCTATGTATATGTGATTTTTAGGTTTTCTTCTTGAAATGAAACCATTCACGCATCATAATCGTATATACAAGTAGGTGAGGTGAACGATAATATGCGTTGGTTTCGGTTTGTTTTTTCTTTAATCATAGTTGTAACAGTGGTCACGGGTTGTTTTATAAATAATGGTACAAAAACGATAGATAAACAACCTTCATTAAGATTTGTAAATGATCTAACTAAAGGGAAAATAGACCAGTTGTATACAGACAATTCAACAATTCAACCAATTGATCTTGATGATCGCAGCATTCAAACGGTTGGGGATTGGTACAATGATACGACGATATTGTTTATTACTAACGAGAATGAAGGTTCTATTGTGTATAAGCACAATATCTACTCAGGAAAAAAGGAACAACTTTATAAGAGCAACTCAGAAATTTCAACAATAAAAGGGAACCATAATCAAAGTTATTTCTTGCTACATACTTTACCGACTACGTATGAGGCAGAGATTATTATTGTTGATAAGGAAGGGAAAGAGGTATTCAAGTGGGCTACAGGTTCTTACGAATTAAACTATGAATGGAACCCTTATAATCCTGAGCTACTATATGTAACAACATTTTTTGCTGATTGGTCCTTTGAAACTTATTTGTTAAATGTTTCTAAACAGAGTGTTGAAGAAAGTACAATCGATATACCATTTATTCAGTGGGCTGGAATTGAAGAAGTTACATATTTAAAGTGGAACCAAGATGAACCTTCTTACTCTGCACCATTGTATGAACAAAACCTACAAATGAAACAAGAGCGTCATTTGATAGAGGATGTTTCTATGTATGCCACTACAAATAATCTCTTAATGACAATTACAACAGATGATGACAGTATTGCTTATTATTCCTTTTATCAAACTAGTCCTATTAAAAAAATGACCCAAATGGAAATTCCGCTGTTAGCTCTTTATTCACAATGGTTCTTCCCTTATTTTGACTTTATTGAAAGTAAGGATGAATTTATCACGTTTGCTCCATACGGAAGTGGTAATTATGATAACTATCACGATGATTTTGAGTTAATTACCTATTCCGTACTCACTGGTGAAAAAAAACTAATCTTGTCAAACATCCCTAACCTACCGATAAATATGTCGCCAAATGGTGAACTTTGTTTGTATGGATACTATAATGAAAAAATTATTAACCTTAATAACAACAAAATCTATGAACTTGTTCAGCTATAATAAAGTTCTGCAAGTAAATTTTTTTTATATAATTAATGCTGATTTTTGTAATAAGAAATAGCATGATACGTGGGTCGATCCTTCATTAATAACGAATAAATTCACAAAATCTCATTTATATATTTTATTGAGTTGGACTTTATTGGAATTAAGGTATTAGGCTGTTTTCGCAAAGGTGGGTGTTATTCGTATTAATAAAATACACCCTATTAAACTAGACTTTGAGTCATATTTTCTGCTATAGCACGATATCTTTATCTTCTGAAAAGGGAAGAAACAAAGTTTACGCGAAAAAATAAAAAACCATCGATTTATTTAATCGATGGTTTAATTATTTTGTTAGCTCTTTTTAGTGGGCAACTGCAGGGTAACCATGATTAATAACAGTCATCACAGTAAAGAAACCAAATACAGCGACTGTTCCAAAAGCAAAAAAGAATCCTAGGAAATTTTTGTTTTTAAGGGAGCTAACAACTCCAATTGCTGCCAAAATAGT
This portion of the Cytobacillus sp. IB215665 genome encodes:
- a CDS encoding M14 family metallopeptidase — its product is MKVMVRKGDTLWYFSQLFQIPLQLIIDSNPHKEPNVLAIGDEVNIPSFTLRPYTIKPGDMYWNIAQRFNLSTDALLLVNQHVNPNKLSIGQRIYIPISMSSGVIHTNTLYDYQALVRDIDKLRQVYPFIKLNEAGKSVLNSNIPELIIGRGPKKVHWNGAFHANEWITTAIIMQFLNDYLLSLTNSGYIRGILTQKLYDSVMLSVVPMVNPDGVNLVINGPPNQMPYKTKVVQINSGSMNFSDWKANIRGVDLNNQYPANWEIEKERKKPKAPAPRDYPGDAPLTEPEAIAMEKLTEIRNFDRVLAFHTQGEEIYWGYEGYEPPYSEAIVKEFVRVSGYKAVRYVDSHAGYKDWFIQEWRRSGFTIELGRGINPLPLSQFDEIYNKTVGIFLASMYM
- a CDS encoding DUF2759 domain-containing protein, with the protein product MGLVFIFGLVTILAAIGVVSSLKNKNFLGFFFAFGTVAVFGFFTVMTVINHGYPAVAH